One window from the genome of Pseudoliparis swirei isolate HS2019 ecotype Mariana Trench chromosome 24, NWPU_hadal_v1, whole genome shotgun sequence encodes:
- the LOC130189609 gene encoding zinc finger and SCAN domain-containing protein 12-like yields MMGEVEVDAEVEQQQDVSSVDPEPLLIILSPPPPFLPAPGEPTMFWHKWLKAFEHYAEALGGDELVDSGKHALFHSCLGLEGQRVSAALLPGETTYAAAVSALTVYFRSDRGSQMRRLQFHQRAQKPGETADLFVSALEDLLRPCNYGDLQDQLVLDQLIEKTNCPQLGERLLSERGTLTRDKALVIGKEVEFALSGSELFGYHEVSVDIGDDLDPPVPIKRKRGRPRRGEGRPKEHATPLWTKTRTRSARAKDDGYYGNDMPRHRENDDTCKSGGEARDKDARENNGALSSQRMEEEGRDNASEEEEDDDDDEDFYPSKLKGPNCPVCVDKRFRDANKLARHMRTHTQEKPFGCPVCAATFSQSYHMTRHMRKQHGAGRYICPTCGKSSESFAGLQSHKRTHGSRAPSRPDRGETSAEDRGKDREVKESRDKDSDDDDDDDDESGDDVAKNDADSDDGDSHGGEPKADVKTEEKDGDGRTEAVARETKTKGHRCPVCVGRRFRGPNKLARHMRTHTKEKPFGCPVCAATFSQSYHMTRHLRKQHGLGQYICVKCGTCFGSWLELRAHKKTHAVEGLTCLSCDKQFKGKAALASHLKLHKKVAAGPRSLVCDDCGKRFGRMYHLKRHAMTHRRAAGGEAYACPDCRKNFALPEDLNKHLEGHVKENSGTCPKCGETFGSPEELEAHAGPREVLPLRHLREEVQGGVRAEEARAGPPGRAALLLAVPQALLQAVALQEARDGPRPAGVQVPALRQRLPAADGAQVPPADSHGRAAAPVHLLHGDLRGAGGAPAAPPQAQEVPAGAAVLVHALRLRVPDAAGADGPHGVARRRAADELPRVRPHVPEQGQAGEAPEHPLGGAAAPVRRVRQRLPVGRQPQAARPHPHRGEAVRVRAVRQELRLGRRAAAARPAAHGGAAQLRVPRVRPDVRPHDGAEDAPALPHGRQAVRLHLLQQALHQQRQAERPHADPHGREAVRLPPLRPDVHADRRPQQTRQQIPLEGGVCDYSHVIKNKKPK; encoded by the coding sequence ATGATGGGCGAGGTGGAGGTCGACGCGGAGGTGGAGCAACAACAGGACGTGTCGTCCGTGGACCCAGAGCCGCTGCTCATCATCCTGTCCCCGCCTCCACCGTTCCTCCCCGCCCCCGGCGAGCCGACGATGTTCTGGCACAAGTGGCTGAAAGCCTTCGAACACTACGCCGAGGCGCTCGGCGGAGACGAGCTCGTGGACTCCGGCAAGCACGCGCTCTTCCACAGCTGCCTCGGCCTCGAGGGGCAGCGCGTCTCCGCGGCGCTGCTGCCGGGCGAGACCACCTACGCGGCGGCCGTCTCCGCGCTGACCGTTTACTTCCGCTCGGATCGCGGCTCTCAGATGCGCCGGCTGCAGTTTCACCAGCGGGCGCAGAAGCCCGGAGAGACGGCGGACCTCTTCGTGTCCGCGTTGGAAGATCTGCTGCGACCGTGCAACTACGGAGACCTGCAGGACCAGCTGGTTCTGGATCAGCTGATCGAGAAGACGAACTGCCCTCAGCTCGGGGAGAGGCTGCTGTCGGAGAGGGGCACGCTGACCCGGGACAAGGCGCTGGTCATCGGTAAAGAGGTTGAATTTGCTTTGAGTGGATCGGAACTGTTTGGTTACCACGAGGTCAGCGTGGACATCGGAGACGACTTGGACCCTCCGGTTCCAATAAAACGCAAAAGAGGGCGACCTCGGCGCGGCGAGGGGAGACCAAAAGAACACGCAACGCCACTCTGGACTAAAACCCGGACGAGGTCAGCGCGAGCCAAAGACGACGGTTACTACGGCAACGATATGCCACGTCATCGCGAAAATGACGACACGTGCAAGAGCGGCGGCGAAGCCCGCGATAAAGACGCTCGTGAAAATAACGGCGCCTTGTCGTcacagaggatggaggaggaaggccGAGACAATGccagcgaagaagaagaagatgatgatgatgatgaagactttTACCCGTCTAAGCTCAAAGGCCCCAACTGTCCCGTCTGCGTTGACAAGCGCTTCAGGGACGCCAACAAGCTCGCCAGACACATGAGGACGCACACGCAGGAGAAACCGTTCGGCTGCCCCGTGTGCGCCGCGACCTTCAGCCAGTCGTACCACATGACCCGGCACATGAGGAAGCAGCACGGCGCGGGCCGCTACATCTGCCCCACGTGCGGGAAGAGTTCGGAGAGCTTCGCcgggctgcagagccacaagAGGACGCACGGCTCGCGGGCGCCGTCGCGTCCCGACCGCGGCGAAACGTCCGCCGAGGACCGGGGGAAGGACCGGGAGGTGAAGGAATCGCGTGACAAGGATtcggacgacgacgacgacgatgatgatgaaagCGGCGATGATGTCGCAAAGAACGACGCAGACTCTGACGACGGCGATTCTCACGGCGGAGAACCTAAAGCCGACGTCAAGACGGAGGAGAAGGACGGAGACGGTCGGACGGAAGCGGTCGCGCGCGAGACCAAAACAAAAGGTCATCGCTGTCCCGTCTGCGTGGGCCGGCGCTTCAGGGGGCCGAACAAGCTCGCCAGGCACATGAGGACGCACACCAAGGAGAAACCGTTCGGCTGCCCCGTGTGCGCCGCGACCTTCAGCCAGTCGTACCACATGACCCGGCACCTGCGGAAGCAGCACGGCTTGGGCCAGTACATCTGCGTCAAATGCGGGACGTGCTTCGGCAGCTGGCTGGAGCTGAGGGCGCACAAGAAGACGCACGCGGTGGAGGGCCTGACGTGTCTGTCGTGCGACAAACAGTTCAAGGGGAAGGCGGCGCTCGCCAGTCACCTCAAGCTGCACAAGAAAGTGGCGGCGGGGCCCCGGAGCCTCGTCTGCGACGATTGCGGCAAACGGTTCGGCCGCATGTATCACCTGAAGAGGCACGCGATGACGCACCGCAGAGCCGCGGGCGGAGAGGCGTACGCGTGTCCCGACTGCCGGAAGAACTTCGCCCTGCCGGAGGACCTCAACAAGCACCTGGAGGGCCACGTGAAGGAGAACAGCGGCACGTGTCCCAAGTGCGGCGAGACCTTCGGCAGTccggaggagctggaggcgcACGCGGGTCCACGAGAAGTGCTTCCCCTGCGGCACCTGCGGGAAGAAGTTCAAGGTGGAGTACGCGCTGAAGAAGCACGAGCGGGGCCACCAGGACGGGCAGCACTACTGCTCGCTGTGCCGCAAGCGCTTCTCCAAGCTGTCGCACTACAAGAGGCACGTGACGGTCCACGACCGGCGGGAGTCCAAGTGCCCGCACTGCGACAGCGTCTTCCTGCAGCGGACGGCGCTCAAGTACCACCTGCGGACTCACACGGGCGAGCGGCCGCACCAGTGCACCTGCTGCATGGAGACCTTCGAGGAGCAGGCGGAGCTCCAGCGGCACCGCCTCAAGCACAGGAGGTTCCGGCGGGAGCGGCCGTACTCGTGCACGCGCTGCGACTGCGCGTTCCCGACGCTGCTGGAGCTGACGGGCCACATGGGGTCGCACGGCGCCGAGCCGCCGATGAGCTGCCCCGCGTGCGGCCGCACGTTCCTGAACAAGGGCAAGCTGGAGAGGCACCTGAGCATCCACTCGGGGGAGCGGCCGCACCTGTGCGCCGCGTGCGGCAACGGCTTCCCGTCGGCCGCCAGCCTCAAGCTGCACGTCCTCATCCACACCGGGGAGAAGCCGTTCGGGTGCGCGCAGTGCGGCAAGAGCTTCGGCTCGGCCGGCGGGCTGCGGCTGCACGGCCGGCAGCACATGGCGGTGCGGCCCAGCTACGAGTGCCCCGAGTGCGGCCGGACGTACGGCCGCATGACGGAGCTGAGGATGCACCAGCGCTACCACACGGGCGACAAGCCGTACGCCTGCACCTGCTGCAGCAAGCGCTTCATCAGCAAAGACAAGCTGAACGTCCACATGCGGATCCACACGGGCGAGAGGCCGTACGCCTGCCCCCACTGCGGCCAGACGTTCACGCAGACCGGAGACCGCAACAGACACGTCAGCAAATACCACTAGAGGGGGGGGTGTGTGATTATTCACATGTGATCAAGAATAAGAAACCTAAATAA